A single window of Bos javanicus breed banteng chromosome 19, ARS-OSU_banteng_1.0, whole genome shotgun sequence DNA harbors:
- the LOC133231648 gene encoding phosphatidylcholine transfer protein-like: protein MDLGYIRRQIPQVTEAYETECDGETVTYMKMEFPFLLSSRDCVYVKQRRDLDFRGRKIQVVLAKGTSLPQFPERPGFIRVRQCQVKLAVESDGHNRSKVLIYWFINPGGWIPSWLINLLVKNGIPGFLADLEDACLRYQGRT from the exons ATGGATTTAGGCTATATAAGACGGCAGATCCCACAAGTTACAG AAGCCTATGAAACAGAATgcgatggagaaacagtgacctACATGAAAATGGAGttcccttttttattgtccagcagAGAT TGCGTCTATGTGAAGCAGCGGCGAGACCTGGACTTCAGAGGGCGGAAGATTCAGGTGGTCCTGGCCAAGGGCACCTCGCTGCCACAGTTTCCAGAGAGGCCAGGCTTCATCCGGGTGAGGCAGTGCCAGGTGAAGCTGGCTGTGGAGAGCGATGGCCATAACCGGAGCAAAG tATTAATTTATTGGTTCATAAACCCTGGTGGCTGGATTCCATCCTGGCTCATCAACTTGCTTGTCAAG AATGGAATTCCTGGCTTCCTGGCTGACCTGGAGGATGCCTGCCTGAGGTACCAGGGGAGAACCTAA